One Actinomycetota bacterium DNA segment encodes these proteins:
- the groL gene encoding chaperonin GroEL (60 kDa chaperone family; promotes refolding of misfolded polypeptides especially under stressful conditions; forms two stacked rings of heptamers to form a barrel-shaped 14mer; ends can be capped by GroES; misfolded proteins enter the barrel where they are refolded when GroES binds), with the protein MPSKDLRFRTDARASLEAGVDRLANAVRITLGPRGRNVVLEKKWGAPTITNDGVTIAKEVELEDPFENLGAQLAKEVASKTNDVAGDGTTTATVLAQAMVHEGLRNVAAGANPMGLRRGIEKAVAAAVEALRGQAKDVTGREQIAHVASISAADAEIGDMIAEAMEKVGKDGVITVEESQTFGLELETVEGLQFDRGYISPYFVTDQDRMEAVLDDPYILLVNKKISAVSDLLPLLERVVQAGKPLLLIAEDVEGEALATLVVNKIRGTLNAAAVKAPGFGERRKAMLEDMAVLTGATVVSEELGIKLENVALDQLGRARKAVVTKDNTTIVEGAGNAADIQGRINQIRAEIDRSDSDWDREKLQERLAKLSGGVAVIKVGAATEVELKEKKHRIEDALSATRAAVEEGIVPGGGTALLSAEDAVTQTADSLEGDVRTGALIVRRALQEPLRWITTNAGLEGSVIVEQVRNQKSGFGFNAATNEFVDMFKAGIVDPLKVTRSALQNAASIVALLLTTEVLVTERKEEEETNGHGHHGHSH; encoded by the coding sequence ATGCCGTCGAAGGACCTCAGGTTCAGGACGGACGCGCGCGCCTCGCTCGAGGCGGGCGTGGACCGGCTCGCGAACGCCGTACGCATCACGCTCGGCCCCCGGGGGCGCAACGTCGTCCTCGAGAAGAAGTGGGGAGCGCCGACGATCACGAACGACGGCGTGACGATCGCGAAGGAGGTCGAGCTCGAGGACCCCTTCGAGAACCTCGGCGCCCAGCTCGCCAAGGAGGTCGCGTCGAAGACCAACGACGTGGCCGGTGACGGCACCACCACCGCGACCGTGCTCGCCCAGGCCATGGTGCACGAGGGCCTGCGCAACGTCGCCGCCGGTGCCAACCCCATGGGGCTTCGCCGGGGGATAGAGAAGGCGGTCGCGGCCGCGGTGGAGGCCCTGCGCGGCCAGGCTAAGGACGTCACCGGGCGCGAGCAGATCGCGCATGTCGCGTCCATCTCCGCGGCCGACGCCGAGATCGGCGACATGATCGCCGAGGCCATGGAGAAGGTCGGAAAGGACGGCGTCATCACGGTCGAGGAGTCGCAGACCTTCGGCCTGGAGCTCGAGACGGTCGAGGGGCTGCAGTTCGACCGGGGCTACATCTCGCCCTACTTCGTGACCGACCAGGACCGGATGGAGGCCGTCCTCGACGACCCATACATCCTGCTGGTCAACAAGAAGATCAGCGCGGTCTCCGACCTGCTCCCGCTGCTCGAGCGCGTCGTGCAGGCCGGCAAGCCGCTGCTCTTGATCGCCGAGGACGTGGAGGGCGAGGCCCTGGCCACGCTGGTGGTCAACAAGATCCGCGGCACCCTGAACGCGGCGGCCGTGAAGGCTCCCGGGTTCGGGGAGCGTCGCAAGGCGATGCTCGAGGACATGGCCGTGCTCACGGGTGCGACCGTCGTGTCCGAGGAGCTCGGGATCAAGCTCGAGAACGTGGCGCTCGACCAGCTGGGCCGGGCCCGCAAGGCGGTCGTCACCAAGGACAACACGACGATCGTCGAGGGGGCCGGCAACGCCGCTGACATCCAGGGCCGCATCAACCAGATCCGGGCCGAGATCGACCGGTCCGACTCGGATTGGGACCGCGAGAAGCTGCAGGAGCGGCTGGCGAAGCTGTCCGGCGGCGTCGCGGTGATCAAGGTCGGGGCGGCGACGGAGGTCGAGCTCAAGGAGAAGAAGCACCGGATCGAGGACGCCCTGTCCGCCACGCGAGCCGCGGTGGAGGAGGGCATCGTCCCCGGCGGTGGGACGGCGCTGCTGTCGGCGGAGGACGCCGTCACGCAGACCGCCGACTCGCTCGAGGGTGACGTCCGGACAGGCGCCCTCATCGTCAGGCGGGCCCTTCAGGAGCCCCTGCGTTGGATCACCACCAACGCCGGGCTCGAGGGTTCCGTCATCGTCGAGCAGGTCCGCAACCAGAAGTCGGGCTTCGGCTTCAACGCCGCCACGAACGAGTTCGTGGACATGTTCAAGGCGGGCATCGTCGACCCGCTCAAGGTGACGCGGTCGGCGCTGCAGAACGCCGCCTCGATCGTGGCACTCCTCCTCACCACCGAGGTGCTCGTGACGGAGCGCAAGGAGGAGGAGGAGACGAACGGGCACGGCCACCACGGCCACTCCCACTAG
- the groES gene encoding co-chaperone GroES, with product MATKTRTKLVPLEDRIVIRPLEAEEVTASGLVIPDTAKEKPQEGEVLAVGPGRFDEDGERRIPIDLAVGDRVLYSKYAGTEVKMEGEELLVLSARDVLAKIES from the coding sequence TTGGCTACGAAGACCCGCACGAAGCTGGTCCCGCTCGAGGACCGTATCGTCATCCGGCCGCTCGAGGCCGAGGAGGTAACGGCGTCGGGGCTCGTCATCCCCGACACCGCCAAGGAGAAGCCCCAGGAGGGCGAGGTCCTGGCCGTCGGCCCGGGCCGTTTCGACGAGGACGGCGAGCGTCGCATCCCGATCGACCTGGCCGTCGGTGACCGCGTCCTGTACTCGAAGTACGCCGGGACCGAGGTCAAGATGGAGGGCGAGGAGCTGCTCGTCCTGTCGGCACGCGACGTCCTCGCGAAGATCGAGAGCTAG
- the tsaD gene encoding tRNA (adenosine(37)-N6)-threonylcarbamoyltransferase complex transferase subunit TsaD — protein MIAPDALVLGIETSCDETAVAVVRGGREVLSNVIASQARLHSPFGGVVPEIAARAHEELMPQTIDQALQEAGVRIGDIDAVAATRGPGLVGALLVGFSAGKAIASSRGLPFAGVHHLEGHVMAAVLEFGDLEPPYVALIVSGGHTSLLAVREPGLYAPMGATLDDAAGEAFDKIARFLGLGFPGGPEIDRLSEQGDPAAIAFPRAMSGQGLDFSFSGLKTAVVRYVNRMEKEGVEISLPDVAASFQEAIVDVQIEKSLLACEMEGVNTLVVGGGVAANSRLRRRLEEEASARGIRLLVPGRRLCVDNGAMIAAAGHARLVAGESTPLDLSADPSLPLPAPSPA, from the coding sequence GTGATCGCCCCGGACGCCCTGGTCCTCGGCATCGAGACCTCGTGCGACGAGACCGCGGTGGCGGTGGTGCGCGGCGGACGCGAGGTCCTGTCAAACGTGATCGCGTCACAGGCTCGTCTGCACTCGCCTTTCGGGGGCGTCGTGCCTGAGATCGCCGCCCGTGCGCACGAGGAGTTGATGCCGCAGACGATCGACCAGGCCCTCCAGGAAGCGGGCGTGCGCATCGGGGACATCGACGCCGTGGCGGCGACGCGCGGTCCGGGGCTCGTGGGCGCGCTCCTCGTCGGTTTCTCGGCTGGGAAGGCCATAGCTTCGTCGCGCGGCCTGCCGTTCGCGGGGGTCCACCACCTCGAAGGACACGTGATGGCCGCGGTCCTGGAGTTCGGGGACCTCGAGCCCCCGTACGTGGCCCTGATCGTGTCCGGCGGCCACACGTCCCTGCTCGCCGTCCGGGAGCCGGGTCTGTACGCGCCGATGGGCGCGACCCTGGACGACGCGGCCGGGGAGGCGTTCGACAAGATCGCCCGTTTCCTCGGGCTCGGGTTCCCGGGGGGTCCGGAGATCGACCGGCTCTCGGAGCAGGGCGACCCGGCAGCGATCGCCTTCCCGCGGGCGATGTCCGGGCAGGGGCTCGACTTCTCCTTCTCCGGACTGAAGACGGCCGTGGTCAGGTACGTGAACCGGATGGAGAAGGAGGGCGTCGAGATCTCGCTCCCCGACGTGGCCGCCTCCTTCCAGGAGGCCATCGTGGACGTGCAGATCGAGAAGTCGCTCCTCGCGTGCGAGATGGAGGGGGTCAACACGCTCGTCGTCGGCGGGGGGGTTGCGGCGAACTCGCGGCTGCGCCGACGCCTCGAGGAGGAGGCCTCGGCCCGCGGGATCCGGCTGCTGGTGCCCGGACGGCGGCTATGCGTGGACAACGGCGCGATGATCGCCGCCGCCGGTCACGCCCGGCTCGTGGCAGGGGAGTCCACGCCGCTGGACCTCTCCGCCGACCCTTCGCTGCCGCTCCCGGCGCCCTCGCCGGCCTGA